The nucleotide sequence CACGTACACCTCCTTTGTTTTCAAGGCAACAGCCTTTCCCATCACTCTCTCCCAGCTAGCCACTACCGTTACTTCGTTGAGCTTGCCTTGTAGGCGGTATGCTTTCAACAGGGCCTTGATGCTGTCTTTAAGGGAGACAATATCGCCTTGACGAGAGCTTTCCAATGACCTAGGTTTTTTCAAAATCGACATGTATAATACGCGCGAGAAAAGGCAAAGTATTCTCCGCCGACGCGTTCAGTAAAGATACTACCGAGTGAGGCAGAACTACAGCGGTATGACCGTTCCTCTCTCCACTCGGAACCGGTTGACTTGCTCTGTGAGATTCGCCAACGCTTTGTCAGTACGGTCGAGGTGGGTGTCAGTTAGGAACACCTGGCCAAATGTGTGGTCAGCTACAAGCTGCAACAGCCGTGTGATGCGCTTCTCGTCGAGCCGGTCGAAAATGTCATCCAGCAAAAGCAGCGGCTTGTGATGCTTGCGGGTAGCTAGGATTTCAAACTGGGCTAGCTTCAACGCAATGACGTAGGACTTCTGCTGGCCCTGCGACCCGTAGCTTTTCACTGGTAAGCCATCCATCAAGAAAACGAAGTCGTCTTTGTGAGGCCCTACAGTGGTGCGCTGAAGAGTTAGGTCTTTGCGCTCATTGAGGCGAAGTAATTTGGCAAAGTCAGCTTCGGTGAGTTGGGACTTATACTCGAGCGTGACAACCTCTCGGCTATCGGCTAGCAGCTGATAGTGTTGTAAGAAGAGGGGGGCGAAGTCTTGGAGAAACTGCTGCCGCGCTTCCACCAGTTTCTGACCTGCCGGCACTAGCTGTTCATCGAGCACTAATAGGTACTCTCGGTCGTAGCCACCTTGGCGCTCGGAAGCAAGCTTCAACAACGAGTTGCGTTGGCGAAGGATGTGGTTGTACGCCATAAGTAACTCCAGGTAGCTATGGTCAAGCTGGGAGATAAGGCTGTCGAAATACTTGCGGCGCTCCTCGCTACCCTGCCGAATAAGGTCGGTGTCATAGGGGGAGATGAGAACAGCGGGATACTTACCGATGTGGTCAGAGATACGCTCGTATGGCTGCTTGTTATGCGTCACGGCTTTCTTCTGGCCTGCTCGTAAGCTCACCTGAATAACCTCGGCAGCAGCCGTTTCTGTGGCCTCCTCACCGAGACCTGCATCCTGTTGGAAACGGCCTTTCACCACAAAGAACTCTTCGTCTTGTTTTATGCTTTGTATATCAGCAGTAGAGAAGGCACTTTTGGTGAGAGACAAGTAGTGGATTGCATCCAACAGGTTGGTCTTGCCGCTGCCATTGTCACCAACGAAACAATTAATTCGTGGAGAGAGCAGCAGATTAGCCTCGCTATAGTTTTTAAAGAACAGTAAATGCAGGCTTTCGAGAGTCATACGGGGTTCGGAATTGCAATCCTTTTACGTACTTTCGCATCCCAAACGCGAACAACTGAAAGCAAGATGGCGGAGACGAAAGTAAAGGCTGCCCCTAAGGCTTCCAATTCGGCGAAGAAATCGTCGACTACGAAGGCCGCATCCAAGCCCAATGAAGCTGCTGCCGAGCCGGTGAAGCAGCCAGATCCTATGTTGCCCCCTTCTAACCCCGAAGCAGAAGCTGCAACGGGTGCGCCGAAGGCTAGCACTCCAGAGAATCCTGAGTTTCCGAAAGAGACGTATCTGACTTGGTATGAGCAGATGCAACTTATGCGGAAGTTTGAGGAGAAAGCTGGTCAGCTATACGGTCAGCAGAAAATTAAAGGTTTCTGCCACCTCTACATTGGGCAAGAAGCTTGTGTGGCAGGTGCCGTGTCGGCCCTCACCAAGGACGACAAATGGATTACTGCTTACCGTGACCACGCCCATCCGCTGGCTCTCGGTACGTCGCCTAATGCTATCATGGCCGAGTTGTTTGCAAAAGCCACCGGCTGCTCGAAAGGCAAAGGCGGCTCGATGCACATATTCGACAACACGGTGAACTTTGTAGGCGGCCACGGTATCGTGGGTGCTCAGGTTCCGATGGGAGCGGGTATTGCATTTGCCGAGAAGTACAACAAGACGGGCAACCTCTGCATCTGCTACATGGGCGACGGTGCCGTGCGCCAAGGCGCATTGCATGAAGCCTTCAACATGGCGATGCTGTGGAAGCTACCCGTCATTTTCGTAGTAGAGAACAACGGCTACGCCATGGGTACTTCCGTGCAGCGTACCTCCAACGTAACCGAGCTCTACACCTTAGGTGAGTCGTATGACATGCCAGCGGAGCCCGTGAATGCTATGAACGTAGAGGACGTTCACAATGCGGTGGCAAGAGCTGCTGAGCGGGCACGCGCAGGCGAAGGCCCGACGTTCTTGGAATTCAAGACGTATCGGTACAAAGGCCACTCAATGAGTGACCCCGCCAAATACCGTACAAAAGAAGAACTGGAAGACTACCGTTCGCGCGATTCTATCGAGTCGGTACGCCACACCATCCTCACCCACAACATGGCCACCGAGGATGACCTGAATGCTATTGACGAGAAAATCAAAGCAGCAGTACAGGAGTCGGTGGAGTTTGCTGAGAGCTCACCTTATCCTACCGCCGACGAGTTGTACAAAGACGTTTACGTACAGCAAGACTATCCTTATATCCGCGACTAGCTTCTTGCTGATGCGGAGTCTTACCCGGCCTTGGCCGTTGTGACCTAGCCATTACTTCAATGTCGAAAATTCCATATACGGGCAAAACCCCCGGCGCCCGTCAGCCCCAACAACCGGTTTCGGCTGACCCGCTAGCTACTGAGAGCTACTCTCCTCAGCACCCCATGCTGGAAGACCCAGACGCACTAGCCGTCCGGTTGGTGGAGACCGAGGACTTTCTGCGTCGGAAGAAAGGGATACTCCTCGGCTTACTCATTGCACTGGTGTTAGCGGTAGTGGGTGCTCTGGCCTTTTTTACGTGGCGTAGCTCGCAAGACAGCAAAGCGCAGGCCGCCATGTTTCAAGCCGTAAACTACTGGGAGGCCGACTCCCTGAAGAAGGCAATGAAAGGTGACGGACAATATGTGGGATTGGAGTCAGTTGCTAATGAGTACGGCGGCACAGATGCTGGCAACCTAGCAAATTTTTATGCTGGGGTTGCAGCTCTCAAGCAAGGCCAGTACAAGGCAGCATCAGACTACTTGGAAGACTTCTCTTCAAAGGACTTGTTGATTCAGGCACGCGCTTATGCTTTGCTAGGCGATGCCAACCTAGAGCAGAACAAGTACAAGGAAGCTGCTGACTTCTACGAGAAGGCAGCCAACCACAACGCCAACGAACAGTTCACGCCGGGCTACCTAATGAAGCAAGCTACTGCGCTGGAGCTTTCCAAAAACTACGATGGCGCCGTAAAAGCATATGACCGTATCCTGACCGAGTACCCCAACTCGTTTGAAGTAAACGAAGCCCGCCAGTACAAAGCGCGTGCGGAAGGCATGACGGCTAGCAAGTAAGACATAGCCAGCATACAGTAAAGCAAAAGGACGGTGTGAAGCCGTCCTTTTCTTTTTGTAGAAGGGCAGATGATCTGTTAGCACATCTTCTTCTACGCGCGGCGCAAGCTGCTAAAAATTGTCAAACCAAGCACTCCATGGCAACAGCTCTCAAAAACCTAAGCGACTACACTTCCGACCAATTCATTGACATCTCCGAAAAGCGCTTTGGCCTG is from Hymenobacter tibetensis and encodes:
- a CDS encoding tetratricopeptide repeat protein produces the protein MSKIPYTGKTPGARQPQQPVSADPLATESYSPQHPMLEDPDALAVRLVETEDFLRRKKGILLGLLIALVLAVVGALAFFTWRSSQDSKAQAAMFQAVNYWEADSLKKAMKGDGQYVGLESVANEYGGTDAGNLANFYAGVAALKQGQYKAASDYLEDFSSKDLLIQARAYALLGDANLEQNKYKEAADFYEKAANHNANEQFTPGYLMKQATALELSKNYDGAVKAYDRILTEYPNSFEVNEARQYKARAEGMTASK
- the recF gene encoding DNA replication/repair protein RecF (All proteins in this family for which functions are known are DNA-binding proteins that assist the filamentation of RecA onto DNA for the initiation of recombination or recombinational repair.) translates to MTLESLHLLFFKNYSEANLLLSPRINCFVGDNGSGKTNLLDAIHYLSLTKSAFSTADIQSIKQDEEFFVVKGRFQQDAGLGEEATETAAAEVIQVSLRAGQKKAVTHNKQPYERISDHIGKYPAVLISPYDTDLIRQGSEERRKYFDSLISQLDHSYLELLMAYNHILRQRNSLLKLASERQGGYDREYLLVLDEQLVPAGQKLVEARQQFLQDFAPLFLQHYQLLADSREVVTLEYKSQLTEADFAKLLRLNERKDLTLQRTTVGPHKDDFVFLMDGLPVKSYGSQGQQKSYVIALKLAQFEILATRKHHKPLLLLDDIFDRLDEKRITRLLQLVADHTFGQVFLTDTHLDRTDKALANLTEQVNRFRVERGTVIPL
- the pdhA gene encoding pyruvate dehydrogenase (acetyl-transferring) E1 component subunit alpha; protein product: MAETKVKAAPKASNSAKKSSTTKAASKPNEAAAEPVKQPDPMLPPSNPEAEAATGAPKASTPENPEFPKETYLTWYEQMQLMRKFEEKAGQLYGQQKIKGFCHLYIGQEACVAGAVSALTKDDKWITAYRDHAHPLALGTSPNAIMAELFAKATGCSKGKGGSMHIFDNTVNFVGGHGIVGAQVPMGAGIAFAEKYNKTGNLCICYMGDGAVRQGALHEAFNMAMLWKLPVIFVVENNGYAMGTSVQRTSNVTELYTLGESYDMPAEPVNAMNVEDVHNAVARAAERARAGEGPTFLEFKTYRYKGHSMSDPAKYRTKEELEDYRSRDSIESVRHTILTHNMATEDDLNAIDEKIKAAVQESVEFAESSPYPTADELYKDVYVQQDYPYIRD